Part of the Paenibacillus terrae HPL-003 genome is shown below.
AATACACGAAGTCGATCTTGTGAAAGGCCCCTTGCTGGAATCTGTGATAGAGCGTGAAGCCGTTTCCCCCACTTCATTTGGCAACTTTGTCGCGATTCCGCATCCGATGGAACCTTTCGCTGATTCCACGTTTTGGGCCATCTGTACATTGCAAAAAGCTATTGATTGGGATGGCAAGCCGGTACAGTTTATTTGTATGCTCTGCATACAGCGCACCAAATCAGAAGACTTACAGAGTATGTATCATATTTTGCTTGAAATTTTAAATAATGAAAAGCTCGTCCAGCAGCTTATCCGCTGCAAAACGTACATGGAATTCGTAGAAGTGTTGCATAAAAATAGTTGAACATAGAAGTATGTAAAGACAGGAGAAATCTGAAGCCTACATGGCCAGGGTCTCTCCCTTTTTATGTTTAGTGATGGAGATATCATTTAAAAGAGACCGATTTATTTCCGTTACGAAGAGGAAATAATGTGCGTTATGTTGAAAGCGATTCCAAATTATAATAAGCATACGGCAGAAGGCATCTTTTGAAGGGAGATAAGAAACATGAATAATGATGAAACGACAGAGCACAACATGAGTATGGAGGACATGGATGATACAGAAATTGTATTCCAAATTATATTATACGCTGGGAATGCACGCAGCTCGGCCATGGAGGCGATTGAGCTTGCAAAGGCGGGAAAGTTTCAGGAGGCCAAAGAAGAATTAGCCTTAGCTAAAAAAGAACTGGTGTCCTCCCACAAAATTCAAACCAGAATCATCAATAAAGAAGCAGCGGGTGAAAAAACAGAGATGTCGGTCATGATGGTACATGCTCAAGATCATTTGATGAATGCTATCACCATTCGAGATATGGCCTCAGAGTTTGTAGACCTGTATGAACGTATCGACCAATTCGTACCCAAATCGTAGAGGGAGGGGCGCTATCCCATGGCTTTCAAAGACAAGCTAGTCGACGGCCTCACATCAGTGGCAAATGCAATCAACAATTTTAAATATATTATAGCGATCAAATCAGCCTTTATCACATTAATGCCTGTTATCATTGTCGGTGCCTTTGCTGTACTGATTTCCAACATGGTCATGGACCCGGTAAACGGTCTGGCCCATTTTAAGCCGTTCTCATTCCTGGCAGAGTACAAACCGATTTTCTCAGGTATTAACTATGCCAGCTTGAACATCCTTACCATCCTGGCTATTTTCATGATTGGTCTGGAGCTAGGAAAAATTAACGGGGAGAAAAACCTCTTTCCAGGATTACTCGCTGTAATCTGTTTTATATCTGTGACGCCGACCACGATTGAGTTGATGGTTAACGGGGAAATGCAGAAGGTAACAGATGTCATAGCCCGCCAGTTTACGGATACCAAAAGCTTGTTTTTAGGTATTTTCATAAGCATTCTATCCGTTGAGCTGTACAACAAACTGGGCAAGTCCGATAAGCTAAAAATTAAAATGCCCGAAAGTGTTCCCAGCAATGTGGCTGTTTCTTTTTCGGCACTCATTCCAACCATCATTACAGTGACTGTCTTCTCGATGCTTGGATTCTTCTTTCATAAGTTTACGGGTCTCTACCTGTATGATGCCGTCTATAATGTGGTGCAAAAACCTCTGGAGACCGTGGTGCAAGGACTGCCGGGGATACTGGTACTGATGCTGGTTGCGCAAATTTTCTGGGTGATCGGCATTCACGGGAACCAAATGGTGAAACCAATTCGTGAGCCCCTGCTGCTTGGAGCGATTACCGTCAACATGACTGCTTATGAGCAAGGACTGCCCATTCCGAACATTATTACGATGCCTTTCTGGGACGTATATATGAGTATCGGTGGTTCAGGGATTACGCTGGCCCTTTTGATTTGTATTATGATCGCTTCCAAGCGTGAGGATATGAAGGAAATTACCAAGCTTTCGTTTGGACCGGGCCTGTTTAATATTAACGAGCCTGTCATTTTCGGACTTCCAATTATGTTGAATCCATTGATGGCTATCCCTTTCATTATTACTCCGCTCATCACAGGAACGATTGGCTACTTTTCGACGTTGCTTGGATTTGCAGGCAAGGCCGTCGTCATGGTTCCATGGACTACTCCGCCTATTATTAATGCCTACCTGTCTACAGGTGGAAGCATTGGCGCCGTCGTAACTCAGATCATTTGTATTGTGGTAGCGATTATCATCTATTTTCCGTTCGTCAAAATTGCCAACAAGCGAACGGCTGAATAATGCGCTACTTATGGAAGTATATTTCCCGATTGAAAGCGCAGCCTTAATGGATTCAGGCAAGGAAAGCCCGGTAGGAATCTATAGAACGAAAAGGAGAGGCATGTAATGGCTAAACATACGATACAAATTCCGTCGAATTTCATCATGGGTGCTGCGGCTTCCGCCTGGCAAACAGAGGGCTGGAGCGGTAAAAAGGAAGGTCAGGACTCATTTCTCGACCAATGGTACAAAAATGACCGCTATGTCTGGCACAATGGATATGGACCTGCGGGTGCAACCGACTTCTATAATCGTTATGCTGAGGATATTGCGCTGATGAAGCAGATTGGCCTGACCCATTATCGTACTTCTATTAATTGGTCCCGTTTCTTAACGGATTATGAGAATGTTGTCGTGGATGAAACGTATGCGGATTATATGGGCCGGGTCATTGACGAGTTGATTGCCAGTGGGGTCGAACCAATGATTTGTCTGGAGCATTACGAGGTGCCCGCTTATTTGCTGGACAAATATGAGGGCTGGTCTTCCAAGCATGTAGTGGAACTGTTTGTGAAATATGCAGAAAAGGTTTTTGAACGATACGGAGATCGGGTAAAACACTGGTTTACATTTAATGAGCCCATTGTTGTACAGACTCGTGTCTATCTGGATGCCCTTCGCTATCCCTATGAACAAAATACGCGGAAGTGGATGCAATGGAATTATAACAAAACGCTGGCTACTGCGAAATGCGTACAACTTTTCAAAGCCAAAAACCATAATCAGAACGGAGCTAAAATAGGCGTTATTTTGAATCCTGAAGTAACCTATGCCCGATCAAGCGCCCCTCATGACCAGTACGCGGCACATGTGTATGATTTATTTTATAATCGAGTATTTCTGGACCCGCTTATTAAAGGCGAATACCCGCAAGAATTGTTCGATCTCATGAGCAAGCATGATATTACATTTGAAGCTACAACGGAAGAACTAACAGTGATTAAGGAACATACTGTTGACTACGTCGGGATCAATCTCTATTATCCGCACCGGGTCAAAGCGCAGAGTAAAGCGTGGAATGAAAACATTCCCTTCCACCCCTCTTACTACTATGAGCATTTTGATCTTCCAGGTAAAAAAATGAACAAGTCACGGGGCTGGGAGATTTATCCCAAGATCATTTACGATATGGGAATGCGTATCAAGAATGAATATAACAATATCGAGTGGTTTGTCGCGGAAAATGGTATGGGCATTGAGAATGAGGTTGTCTTCAAAAATGAGGAGCACATCATTCAGGACGACTATCGCATTGACTTTATAACTGAGCATTTATACTATACGCTACAAGCTGTAGAAGCGGGCTCCAACTGTACAGGTTATATGCTGTGGGCCTTTACAGACAACGTTTCTCCCATGAATGCTTTTAAAAATCGCTATGGACTGGTGGAGATTAACCTGGAGAATGATCGAAGTCGGCATTTGAAGAAGTCCGGTTACTGGTACCAATCTGCCATCAAAGAACGCTCGTTTGTTGCTGATCTGGATGAAGAGTATAAATAATTAAAATCAATTTCTGGAGGCGTTCCAATATGAAAAAAATTATTCTGGCATGCTCTGCGGGTATGTCCACGTCCATTCTGGTTTCCAAGATGAAAAAAGAAGCAGCAGCAAGATCCATAGAGCTTAACATCGAAGCCATCCCCGAAAGTACCATTAAGGAAGAGCTGGAAGGCATTAAAGATTCTGTAATTGCTATTTTGCTTGGTCCTCAAGTACGGATGCGTAAAAAGCCGGTTGCCGAAATTGCAGCTCCCTATGGCATCCCGGTGGATGTCATTGATACGATTGCTTACGGTAGAGCAAACGGTGCCGCCGTGCTGGATCAAGCCTTGAAGCTGGCTGGCGAATTATAATGAACATGTAGACATTTTTCGACGAATAGCAAAAGGCGGCAGTCTCCCATCAGGAGGCTGCCGCCTTTTTTAT
Proteins encoded:
- a CDS encoding PTS sugar transporter subunit IIB, encoding MKKIILACSAGMSTSILVSKMKKEAAARSIELNIEAIPESTIKEELEGIKDSVIAILLGPQVRMRKKPVAEIAAPYGIPVDVIDTIAYGRANGAAVLDQALKLAGEL
- a CDS encoding PTS lactose/cellobiose transporter subunit IIA, with protein sequence MNNDETTEHNMSMEDMDDTEIVFQIILYAGNARSSAMEAIELAKAGKFQEAKEELALAKKELVSSHKIQTRIINKEAAGEKTEMSVMMVHAQDHLMNAITIRDMASEFVDLYERIDQFVPKS
- a CDS encoding PTS sugar transporter subunit IIC → MAFKDKLVDGLTSVANAINNFKYIIAIKSAFITLMPVIIVGAFAVLISNMVMDPVNGLAHFKPFSFLAEYKPIFSGINYASLNILTILAIFMIGLELGKINGEKNLFPGLLAVICFISVTPTTIELMVNGEMQKVTDVIARQFTDTKSLFLGIFISILSVELYNKLGKSDKLKIKMPESVPSNVAVSFSALIPTIITVTVFSMLGFFFHKFTGLYLYDAVYNVVQKPLETVVQGLPGILVLMLVAQIFWVIGIHGNQMVKPIREPLLLGAITVNMTAYEQGLPIPNIITMPFWDVYMSIGGSGITLALLICIMIASKREDMKEITKLSFGPGLFNINEPVIFGLPIMLNPLMAIPFIITPLITGTIGYFSTLLGFAGKAVVMVPWTTPPIINAYLSTGGSIGAVVTQIICIVVAIIIYFPFVKIANKRTAE
- a CDS encoding glycoside hydrolase family 1 protein, with the protein product MAKHTIQIPSNFIMGAAASAWQTEGWSGKKEGQDSFLDQWYKNDRYVWHNGYGPAGATDFYNRYAEDIALMKQIGLTHYRTSINWSRFLTDYENVVVDETYADYMGRVIDELIASGVEPMICLEHYEVPAYLLDKYEGWSSKHVVELFVKYAEKVFERYGDRVKHWFTFNEPIVVQTRVYLDALRYPYEQNTRKWMQWNYNKTLATAKCVQLFKAKNHNQNGAKIGVILNPEVTYARSSAPHDQYAAHVYDLFYNRVFLDPLIKGEYPQELFDLMSKHDITFEATTEELTVIKEHTVDYVGINLYYPHRVKAQSKAWNENIPFHPSYYYEHFDLPGKKMNKSRGWEIYPKIIYDMGMRIKNEYNNIEWFVAENGMGIENEVVFKNEEHIIQDDYRIDFITEHLYYTLQAVEAGSNCTGYMLWAFTDNVSPMNAFKNRYGLVEINLENDRSRHLKKSGYWYQSAIKERSFVADLDEEYK